One Mercurialis annua linkage group LG3, ddMerAnnu1.2, whole genome shotgun sequence DNA window includes the following coding sequences:
- the LOC126672512 gene encoding uncharacterized protein LOC126672512, protein MRAAKEPVCPGNSKHSPLSAAAKMLDIKCRHSGSVALVDDLTEFIQELLPEDNKMPKNFAEIKKIIRGLGLPVEVIDCCFRNCKIYWGSDAELTRCKICDHERWKPPPKGISVKRRVNVPYRKMFYFPITLRLQSELHTEFAGEIRNVRLGLCTDGFQPFRAFGQNYSSWPVILTPYNLPPGMCMKDEFMFLIVIVPGPRNPKHQMDIFLQPLIADLNQLWEFGVQTFDVHRRQNFQMKAALMWAINDFPAYSMLSGWSTSGRLACPHCMENKDAFTLKGSRKQSWFDCHKRFLPRGHPYRHNTTHFRKGKTVNQEFGQPKTGEELLAEVDNLGFMKAYEIGAEKNNDAKSTDYGWNKKSIFWDFPYWKTNLIRHNLDVMHIEKNVFDNIFNTAMYALDRDGKKALLEWIKLIKFPDGYASNFSRCVDTISLKMHGMKSHDCHIFMQRISPIALRELLPKEVWEPLIELSIFFRALTSTSLTEKDIERMRLEIPKILCKLERIFPPSFFDSMEHLPVHLPIEAMMAGPVQYRWIYLRKLKKRVSNKGRVEGSISSGYLNEETAKFAAYYFSEGDPMIPERLQRNEVCDIKIDDDVDRLSIFKPHGQSVGACRKRYLEDAEIVAARTYVLLNCSEIENYRDIFEGELRRGNPDISTSQIEAKFQSDFAYWFQQYVSILKIDFYGVLKDIIELEYPALPMKTTVLFKCEWFDPAHNSGTISNKKYNMVDINNRKRYNKYEPFILAEQADQVHCLPYPSKRRDKLNWWAVCRIKARSEFDMPEGIIPAFQDETEENPLIVATDGNPTYFADQNGEA, encoded by the exons atgcgtgcggccaAAGAACCTGTATGCCCCGGTAATAGCAAACACTCTCCCTTGTCTGCAGCTGCTAAAATGTTAGACATCAAATGTCGACATAGTGGGTCAGTAGCTTTAGTAGATGATCTGACCGAATTTATACAAGAGCTTCTCCCAgaggacaacaagatgccaaaGAACTTTGCTGAAATAAAGAAGATAATTAGAGGTCTTGGGTTGCCGGTTGAAGTTATCGATTGCTGTTTCCGCAACTGCAAGATTTACTGGGGGTCAGACGCGGAGTTAACACGATGCAAAATTTGCGATCACGAACGGTGGAAACCGCCCCCTAAAGGAATTTCTGTGAAAAGACGAGTTAACGTCCCTtataggaaaatgttttattttcctataactctGAGACtgcagag TGAATTGCATACAGAGTTTGCGGGAGAAATTCGAAACGTCAGACTAGGCCTGTgtactgatgggtttcaaccatttaGGGCCTTCGGCCAGAATTATTCATCATGGCCAGTAATTTTGACACCCTACAATCTCCCCCCAGGGATGTGTATGaaagatgagttcatgtttttaattgttattgTCCCTGGGCCTCGAAATCCTAAACACCAAATGGATATATTCCTGCAGCCATTAATAGCTGATCTGAACCAACTGTGGGAATTTGGAGTCCAGACATTCGACGTTCATAGGCGAcagaattttcaaatgaaagCGGCACTGATGTGGGCAATTAATGATTTTCCCGCTTATTCCATGTTGTCTGGATGGAGCACATCTGGGAGACTGGCTTGCCCACACTGCATGGAAAATAAGGATGCTTTCACGCTTAAAGGGAGTAGAAAACAgtcgtggtttgattgccacaaAAGGTTCTTGCCTCGTGGTCACCCGTACCGTCATAACACAACTCATTTCCGTAAAGGGAAAACCGTAAATCAAGAATTCGGACAGCCGAAAACCGGAGAAGAATTGCTGGCAGAGGTGGACAATCTGGGTTTTATGAAGGCATATGAAATTGGGGCTGAGAAAAATAATGATGCAAAGTCGACAGATTatggttggaataaaaaaagcatTTTTTGGGATTTTCCGTATTGGAAAACGAATCTCAttcgtcacaatctcgatgtcatgcacattgagaaaaacGTATTCGACAACATTTTCAATACG gcgatgtatgctttggacagggaCGGAAAAAAGGCTTTACTCGAGTGGATTAAGTTAATAAAGTTTCCAGATGGTTATGCGTCTAACTTTTCCAGATGTGTCGATACAATCAGtctgaaaatgcatggaatgaaaagtcatgactgcCACATTTTTATGCAAAGAATTTCGCCAATCGCTCTCCGTGAGCTATTACCGAAGGAAGTGTGGGAGCCTTTAATAGAGCTGAGTATCTTTTTCCGTGCGTTAACCTCCACGTCTCTAACAGAGAAAGATATAGAACGTATGAGGCTGGAAATCCCAAAGATACTGTGCAAGCTAGAACGTATTTTTCCGCCAAGCTTTTTTGACTCCATGGAACATCTACCCGTACATCTACCGAtcgaagctatgatggcagggccggttcagtatcgctggat ATATTtaagaaaactgaaaaaaagAGTCTCCAATAAAGGGAGGGTAGAAGGAAGCATCAGCAGCGGATACTTGAATGAAGAAACAGCAAAATTTGCAGCTTATTACTTTTCAGAAGGTGACCCAATGATACCTGAGCGGctgcaaagaaatgaagtttgtGACATTAAAATCGACGACGATGTTGACAGACTATCTATTTTCAAGCCTCACGGGCAATCAGTGGGTGCTTGCCGAAAGAGATATCTCGAAGATGCTGAGATTGTTGCTGCTCGGACATATGTTCTGTTGAATtgttcagaaattgaaaattacagagA TATTTTCGAAGGCGAGTTGCGGAGAGGAAACCCCGATATCAGCACCTCGCAAATTGAAGCAAAGTTTCAGAGTGACTTTGCCTACTGGTTTcaacaatatgtaagtattttaaaaattgacttttatGGAGTTCTGAAAGACATAATTGAGTTGGAGTATCCGGCGCTTCCAATGAAGACGACTGTCTTATTTAAATGCGAGTGGTTCGACCCAGCGCACAATTCTGGCACaattagtaacaaaaaatacaacatggtgGATATTAATAACAGAAAGAGATATAATAAGTATGAACCTTTCATCTTAGCCGAACAGGCCGATCAAGTTCATTGCCTACCATATCCGAGTAAAAGAAGGGATAAattaaattggtgggcagtttgcagAATAAAGGCACGATCAGAATTTGACATGCCCGAGGGGATTATCCCGGCCTTTCAAGACGAGACagaagaaaatcctctcatTGTTGCAACAGACGGCAATCCAACATATTTCGCTGATCAAAATGGAGAAGCATAA
- the LOC126672513 gene encoding uncharacterized protein LOC126672513, giving the protein MADQHEENIQEENVHDEESVHNDAIPVAGEGRGRGRGRGRGRAGIAAMQTNQAEVENMHREQLDYQQQRVGANVDHFLEEVEMNARRLNASERQSILMVEMSVKGSAKDWFQRHIQPSMGEMTWNEFVTRFKNFFLPFSVTENYREKLLNLNKIGKTVQEYVTEFTRLSRFPPDLMLDRDRVNLRFIKGLGPEYIGLLSDVRKDLVQIIDSARQMETTLIQFGRISVPGEQVREGTASSNTNRFTGPYRKGFKKNRRDRRFSTSGSSSSGRSSGGTVPLCPTCGKKHFGACYWATRGCYTCGQQGHYSRECPMSGPQGSSASVVQPVFQQPRPVYPAVSGQAQNQSVLNGQRGRGYGFGNRGGGRTTGGRGSGATASGGQARVFAINPQEANASNAVVQGIQPVILQNPLLVATPVGESIDVTVMYPSCPVLIGERELLADLLLLNVLEFDVILGMDWLSRHYANVDCREKIVTFHAPGTELISIRGEKLETPKSLVSALKARKMLSKGCQGFLALVRDVQKEVGSVSDVPIVSEYSDVFPEELPGLPPDREIEFCIDLVRGTSPISIPPYRMAPAELKELQDQLEELIDRGFIRPSVSPWGAPVLFVKKKDGSMRLCIDYRQLNKLKIRNDDIPKTVFRTRYEEEHAQHLRIVLQTLRDHQLYAKFSMCEFWLEEVAFLGHVVSQSGIKVDPKKIEAVMNWKRPSSLTQKNAKFIWNDQCEVSFQKLKECLTTAPVLALPEGSDGLTVYCDASRIGLGCIWRNYLYGAKCEIFTDHKSLKYIFDKRELNLRQRRWVELLKDCDCTIQYHPGKANLVADALSRKSAGSLAHVTLVEKRPMIREVHSLFDQGVQLEVSYLGSLLAQMTIKPTLNDHIKELQTTDPQLKHVIAEVQKGMNSEYNLKGGILKFGTRVCVPNVEKLKQRIMMEAHGSKYSVHPGSTKMYHDVKEMYWWYEWKWERITMDFVVGLPKSQRGFDSIWVIVDRMTKSAHFIPIKVTYTAAKLAQIYIDKVVSLHGVPVSIVSDRGSVFTSRFWQSLQEALGTRLDFSTAFHPQTDGQSERTIQTLEDMLRMCILDFGGHWDEYLPLVEFSYNNSYHSSIEMAPYEALYGRKCTSPICWEEVGERKLTGAEIAQITSEKVPLIKQRVIRFGKKGKLTPRYAGPYEVIERIGAVAYKLALPSEMSQVHPVFHVSMLRKYIPDPDRIIQSQEVEIDEELSYQEEPVEIVDTQIRKLRSKEIPMVKVLWRSRTIEECTWETEADMRKRYPHLFAQGNNLF; this is encoded by the exons ATGGCTGATCAGCATGAGGAAAACATTCAAGAGGAGAATGTTCATGATGAGGAGTCCGTTCATAACGATGCGATACCCGTAGCAGGCGAAGGTCGTGGTCGTGGacgtggacgtggtcgaggtcgtg CTGGCATAGCAGCCATGCAAACGAATCAAGCGGAAGTGGAAAATATGCACAGAGAGCAGTTAGATTATCAACAGCAGAGAGTTGGTGCTAATGTTGATC attTCTTAGAGGAAGTAGAAATGAACGCTAGACGTCTTAATGCTAGTGAAAGACAGTCTATACTGATGGTGGAGATGTCAGTAAAAGGATCTGCGAAGGATTGGTTTCAAAGGCATATTCAACCAAGTATGGGAGAGATGACTTGGAATGAATTTGTCACTAGATTTAAGAATTTCTTTCTGCCGTTTTCAGTAACGGAGAATTATCGAGAGAAACTGTTGAATTTGAATAAGATAGGAAAGACGGTGCaggagtatgtgacggagttcacaAGATTGAGTCGATTCCCACCTGATCTGATGTTGGATAGAGATAGGGTGAATTTAAGGTTCATTAAGGGGCTAGGACCCGAATATATTGGATTGCTATCTGATGTTAGGAAGGATCTGGTTCAAATCATCGATAGTGCACGCCAAATGGAAACTACTTTGATCCAATTTGGAAGGATCAGTGTTCCTGGTGAGCAAGTGAGAGAAGGAACGGCGAGTTCTAATACGAATAGGTTCACTGGACCATATCGTAAGGGGTTTAAGAAGAACAGAAGAGATAGGAGGTTTAGTACCTCTGGATCAAGTTCTAGTGGACGAAGTTCAGGAGGAACGGTACCACTATGTCCAACTTGTGGGAAGAAGCATTTTGGAGCATGCTATTGGGCAACTAGAGGATGTTACACGTGTGGACAACAAGGTCATTACTCTAGAGAATGTCCTATGTCTGGACCACAAGGTTCAAGTGCTAGTGTTGTTCAACCAGTGTTTCAACAACCTAGACCTGTATATCCTGCAGTGTCTGGGCAGGCACAGAACCAGAGTGTGTTAAATGGACAACGTGGAAGAGGATATGGTTTTGGTAATCGTGGTGGAGGAAGGACCACAGGCGGACGAGGATCTGGAGCAACTGCTAGCGGAGGGCAGGCTAGAGTTTTTGCGATCAATCCTCAGGAGGCGAATGCGTCGAATGCGGTAGTGCAag GAATTCAACCTGTGATTTTGCAAAACCCATTGTTAGTAGCTACACCTGTAGGCGAAAGCATAGACGTTACTGTAATGTATCCGTCGTGTCCTGTGTTAATTGGAGAGCGAGAATTGCTTGCGGATTTGTTATTGCTTAATGTCTTAGAATTCGACGTCatcctaggaatggattggttgtCGCGACATTATGCGAATGTGGATTGTAGAGAGAAGATAGTGACGTTCCATGCACCTGGAACTGAACTTATCTCTATTCGGGGAGAGAAGTTAGAGACCCCAAAGAGTTTAGTCTCGGCTTTGAAAGCGAGAAAGATGTTAAGtaaaggatgtcaaggatttttagctCTGGTACGAGATGTTCAGAAGGAAGTGGGAAGTGTGAGTGATGTACCAATAGTGTCGGAGTattctgatgtgtttccagaagaattacctggattaccaccagatcgaGAGATTGAATTCTGTATTGATCTAGTTCGTGGTACAAGtccaatatcgatacctccgtatcgtatGGCACCAGCAGAACTAAAGGAGTTGCAGGATCAATTAGAAGAATTGATTGATCGTGGATTTATACGACCAAGTGTCTCGCCTTGGGGAGCACCTGtgttgtttgtaaagaagaaggatggatctATGAGACTCTGTATAGACTACAGACAACTCAATAAG ttgaagatcAGAAATGATGATATTCCAAAGACTGTATTCAGAACAAGATACG AGGAGGAGCATGCGCAACACTTAAGGATAGTGTTACAAACTTTGAGAGATCATCAGCTATATGCTAAATTCTCGATGTGTGAATTTTGGTTAGAAGAAGtagcatttttgggacatgtagTATCTCAGAGTGGGATTAAGGTGGATCCTaaaaagattgaagctgtgatgaATTGGAAAAGGCCAAGTTCA ctaactcagaagaacgcgaagtTCATTTGGAATGATCAATGTGAAGTGAGTTTCCAGAAGCTGAAGGAGTGTTTGACAACAGCTCCAGTTCTGGCATTACCAGAAGGTAGTGATGGACTTACAgtctattgtgatgcttctaggATCGGGTTAGGATGT atttggagaAATTATCTATATGGAGCAAAATGCGAAatattcactgatcacaagagtctgaaatatatatttgataagaGAGAGTTAAATCTCAGACAGAGGAGATGGGTGGAGTTACTAAAGGATTGTGACTGTACGATACAGTATCATCCTGGCAAAGCTAATTTAGTGGCTGATGCGTTGAGCAGAAAATCAGCAGGAAGTTTAGCTCATGTTACTTTAGTTGAGAAGAGACCAATGATTAGAGAAGTGCATTCGTTGTTTGATCAAGGAGTTCAATTAGAGGTTTCGTATTTGGGGAGTTTGTTAGCTCAAATGACGATTAAACCTACATTGAATGATCATATTAAGGAACTTCAGACAACTgatcctcaactaaagcatGTTATTGCAGAAGTTCAAAAGGGAATGAACTCTGAGTATAATTTGAAAGGTGGTATTTTGAAATTTGGTACAAGGGTATGTGTACCAAATGTAGAGAAATTGAAACAGAGGATTATGATGGAGGCACATGGATCTAagtatagtgttcatcctggttctaccaagatgtatcacgatGTTAAGGAGATGTATTGGTGGTATG aatggaaatgggaaagaATAACCATGGATTTTGTCGTTGGATTGCCTAAGTCGCAACGTGGTTTTGATTCGATATGGGTTATCGTTGATCGAATGACAAAGTCGGCTCATTTcattccgatcaaggttacctATACGGCAGCGAAGTTGGCACAGATTTATATTGACAAGGTAGTCAGTTTACATGGAGTTCCTGTGTCAATTGTGTCAGATCGAGGATCGGTTTTTACATCCCGATTTTGGCAAAGTCTGCAAGAGGCTTTAGGAACGCGTTTAGATTTCAGTACAGCGTTTCATCCCCAAAcggatggacagtctgaaaggactatccagactttggaggatatgctaAGAATGTGCATTTTAGATTTCGGAGGCCATTGGGATGAGTATCTACCGTTAGTAGAGTTTTCATATAACAATAGTTATCATTCCAGTATCGAAATGGCACCGTATGAGGCGTTGTATGGACGTAAGTGTACATCTCCAATTTGTTGGGAGGAAGTTGGAGAAAGAAAGTTAACAGGAGCTGAAATAGCACAGATTACGTCTGAGAAAGTGCCGTTGATTaagcaac gtgtAATCCGATTTGGAAAGAAAGGAAAGCTAACGCCGAGATATGCAGGACCTTACGAGGTTATTGAGCGAATAGGAGCGGTAGCTTATAAGTTAGCATTACCGTCTGAGATGTCGCAGGTACATCCAGTGTTTCACGTGTCGATGCTTAGGAAGTATATTCCTGACCCTGATAGAATTATTCAGTCTCAAGAGGTTGAGATAGACGAGGAACTATCTTATCAGGAGGAACCTGTAGAAATTGTCGATACCCAGATTAGGAAACTCCGTAGTAAGGAGATACCTATGGTAAAAGTGCTCTGGAGGAGCCGTACAATTGAGGAATGTACGTGGGAAACAGAGGCGGATATGCGGAAACGATATCCCCACTTGTTTGCTCAAGGtaataatttgttttga
- the LOC126672514 gene encoding uncharacterized protein LOC126672514 produces the protein MHKDDEEKTSFVTDSGTYCYKQMPFGLKNAGATYQRLMNFVFKDQIGRNMEVYVDNIIVKSKKVEDHAKDLKEVFTNLKKYKLKLNPDKCAFEVPTGKFLGYLISQKGIKVNPEKTKAILEMKAPKSAKEVQKLNGRVTALGRFVSNSAKRCLPFFKTLRNVKKFEWTEECEQSFEELKKFLSSPPLLGRPETGEVLYLYLSVTDETVASVLVKEEASEQKPVYYTSKVLKGPELGYSKIEKFALALVLTVEKLKRYFQAHTGIVRTNQPLRKALARPETSGRLINCRNNNTRSTYRGRQGPSQLNAKVDGASNMSGAGAGMILRGPHKIKMQNSIHLNFPTTNNAAGYEALINGLRMEPVVKTEYIKIQSYSQLVVNQVLGLYEVKDPEMKKYVDRVKELLAKIIEEGGKWELEQIPREENTEADTLAKAGAVKETMSAIPCSVQNFSSIQNPEATFLINPLNQWIEHIISYIENGSLPEDNKEAKKPRYTKVYVEATSHTWHSVVKPSYKVTTGRHWHKTHQTWYKNVRNVSTTKMYTYQPTTEQNPIISPWPFSMWGIDIVGTFPTASGQRKFIIVAVDHFSKWVEAEAVSTIMEARVRSFVRREIICRFGIPKNIITDNENQFDNKNFREFCTEKGNDLRFTSVTHPQSNGMTEVTNQTIVNGLKKQLDEAKGRWADELHSVLWSYRTTPKASTGRTPYSLTYGCEAMVLVEIGMPTIRVKYFD, from the exons ATGCACAAAGATGATGAAGAGAAAACAAGCTTTGTAACCGACAGCGGCACATACTGTTACAAACAAATGCCATTCGGATTAAAAAATGCAGGGGCAACTTATCAGCGGCTAATGAACTTCGTATTCAAAGACCAGATCGGTCGTAACATGGAAGTTTATGTCGACAACATCATCGTCAAGTCCAAAAAGGTAGAAGATCATGCGAAAGACCTAAAAGAAGTCTTCACCAAtcttaaaaaatacaaactcaaGCTAAATCCGGACAAATGCGCATTCGAAGTCCCAACAGGAAAATTCCTCGGTTACCTCATCTCTCAAAAAGGCATTAAAGTAAACCCGGAGAAAACAAAAGCAATTTTGGAAATGAAGGCGCCAAAATCAGCTAAAGAAGTTCAAAAGCTAAACGGTAGAGTCACGGCTCTCGGTCGATTCGTGTCTAACTCGGCCAAAAGATGTCTCCCGTTCttcaaaacattaagaaatgTGAAAAAATTCGAGTGGACCGAAGAATGCGAACAATCTTTTGAAGAGCTCAAGAAATTCCTGAGTTCACCACCACTACTCGGAAGACCTGAAACCGGAGAAGTGCTATACCTATATCTAAGTGTCACTGATGAAACAGTGGCATCGGTACTAGTAAAGGAAGAGGCATCCGAGCAAAAGCCGGTATACTACACGAGCAAGGTGTTGAAAGGACCCGAGCTCGGATATAGCAAAATCGAGAAATTTGCATTAGCATTGGTCTTAACAGttgaaaaactaaaaagataTTTTCAGGCTCACACAGGAATAGTCCGAACaaaccaacctctgagaaaaGCGCTCGCAAGACCAGAAACATCAGGACGACTAATCAACTG CAGAAACAACAACACACGATCAACCTACCGAGGTAGACAAGGGCCTAGTCAGCTGAACGCTAAAGTAGACGGAGCATCAAACATGAGCGGAGCAGGAGCGGGCATGATACTAAGAGGACCACATAAGATcaaaatgcaaaactcaatccaTCTAAATTTTCCAACAACCAACAATGCAGCGGGATACGAAGCTTTGATAAATGGATTAAGGATGGAACCGGTAGTCAAGACCGAGTACATCAAAATTCAGAGTTACTCTCAGCTGGTGGTTAACCAGGTACTTGGTTTATACGAGGTAAAAGATCCAGAGATGAAAAAATACGTAGACCGAGTGAAAGAGCTGCTCGCAAAAATTATCGAAGAGGGTGGAAAATGGGAGTTAGAACAAATACCCAGAGAGGAAAACACAGAAGCAGATACATTGGCAAAAGCCGGAGCAGTCAAAGAAACAATGTCGGCCATACCGTGCTCGGTTCAAAATTTCAGCAGTATCCAGAATCCCGAAGCAACATTCCTCATCAACCCATTGAACCAGTGGATAGAACACATCATCTCATACATTGAAAACGGGAGCCTGCCCGAAGATAACAAAGAAGCAAAGAAA CCGAGATACACGAAGGTGTATGTGGAAGCCACATCTCACACCTGGCACTCTGTCGTAAAGCCGTCTTACAAGGTTACTACTGGCCGACACTGGCACAAGACGCATCAAACCTGGTACAAAAATGTGAGAAATGTCAGTACCACCAAAATGTACACATATCAACCAACGACCGAACAAAATCCAATAATAAGTCCTTGGCCATTCAGCATGTGGGGAATAGACATCGTTGGAACTTTTCCAACGGCAAGTGGGCAGAGAAAATTCATAATAGTAGCAGTTGACCATTTCTCAAAGTGGGTAGAAGCCGAAGCTGTATCCACTATAATGGAAGCACGAGTGCGAAGCTTTGTCCGAAGAGAAATCATCTGTCGTTTCGGAATCCCAAAAAACATCATAACCGACAACGAAAATCAATTCGACAACAAAAACTTCAGAGAATTCTGCACTGAAAAAGGAAATGATCTAAGGTTCACATCGGTCACCCACCCACAGAGCAACGGGATGACCGAAGTAACCAACCAAACCATTGTCAATGGTTTAAAAAAGCAGCTAGACGAGGCAAAAGGTCGATGGGCCGATGAGCTACACAGTGTCCTATGGTCATATAGAACCACGCCAAAAGCTAGCACAGGAAGGACCCCATATAGCCTAACCTACGGGTGCGAGGCAATGGTACTAGTAGAGATAGGTATGCCCACCATCAGAGTCAAATATTTTGATTAG